CCCTGAAACGCGATCTCGGGATCAAGGACATGGGTTCGATCCTGCCCGGCCATGGAGGACTGATGGACCGCCTCGACTCGCTGATCCCGAATGCCTTCGTGTCATGGGGGCTGTTCACCCTGCTGTTGGGGTCATGAGTTCCGTCGACCTTCCCGGAATCACCGCGCCCGGCAGGCGTGCCGCAGTGGTCCGCCCACCCCGGCACTGGGCGGACCTCGATCCCGACGAACGGCGCACCGCGGTGGTGGCGGCGGGGCTGCCGCAGTTCCGGGCCGATCAGATCTCTCGGCACTATTTCGGTCGCGACAGCGCCACTCCGCAGGCATGGACCGACCTCTCGTCAGATGTGGCCGAGCGGGTGGCGCAGGAGTGGTTCCCGGAGTTGCTCACGGAGGTCCGGACTCTGGCCTGCGACCACGGCGACACCGTGAAGGCGGTCTGGCGGCTCACCGGCGGCGCACTGGTGGAGAGCGTCGTCATGGCCTACCCACAACGCATCACGGCCTGCGTGTCCTCGCAGGCGGGCTGTGGGATCGGCTGCCCGTTCTGCGCCACCGGGCAGCAGGGTCTGACGCGAAATCTGTCAGCTGCCGAGATCGTCGAGCAAGTACGCAGTGCGCGGGTTCTGGCTGCCTCCGGAAGGTTCGGCGGTTCGCCGGGCGCGCGTGGGTCGCGTGGACCGGGCGGGCCGGGTGGGCAGGGTGGGTCGCGTGACCGACTGACGAACGTAGTGTTCATGGGGATGGGAGAGCCGCTGGCGAACTACCGTGCGCTCCTCACGGCACTGCACAGCATCATCGATCCGACGCCAGCCGGTTTCGGGATGTCGGCACGCAACGTCACCGTCTCGACGGTGGGACTAGTGCCCCGCATGCACCAACTTGCGCAGGAAGGTCTGCCAGTCACCCTCGCGTTGTCTCTGCACGCCCCCGACGACGAACTGCGGGATCAGCTCGTCCCCATCAACCACCGGTGGCCGGTCGCCGAGGTCATGGCGGCTGCCGACGCGTACGCCTCCGCCACAGGTCGCCGCTACAGCGTCGAATACGCCCTCATCCGAGACGTGAATGATCAGCCCGAGCGGGCAACCGCCCTCGGCGAAGTTCTGGCGGGTCGCCTCACACACCTCAATGTGATCCCGCTGAACCCGACCCCCGGGTCGCCGTGGACGGCTGCTGATCCCCACGTCGAACAGCAGTTCGTGTCGATCGTCCGATCGGCGGGTGTCGCAGTGACGGTCCGCGACACTCGTGGACGGGAGATCGACGGCGCCTGCGGTCAATTGGCGGCGGCTACGGCGGGCGGCAGCTCATGACCCCCCGCGACGTCGTCATCCTCGGCTCGACCGGGTCCATCGGCACTCAGGCGCTCGACGTCATTGCGCGCAACCCGGGTCTGTTCCGGGTCGTGGGACTCGCGGCCGGTGGTTCCGACCCCGATCTCCTGGCACGCCAGATCATCGCGACGGGTGCTCGCTGGGTCGCTGTCGCCCGTCCGGGTAGTGCTGCGATCGTCCGCGAGAGAGTCCGTGAACTACTCCGCGAGGCAACCCGGGAGAGAGCCCGCGAGCGAGCCGAGGGGGATGCCGGCGACGTCGTGGAGTCTCCCGTGGACGGCATCGCGGAGGGACCTCAGGCCGCGGCGGAACTGGCCGCCCTGGACTGCGATGTCGTGCTCAACGGCATGGCGGGGGCAGTGGGTCTGGAGCCGACCCTCGCGGCGTTGCGGGCGGGGAACCGAGTCGCCCTGGCCAACAAGGAGTCCCTCATCATCGGTGGGCCCGTCGTCACCCGACTGGCCCAGCCCGACCAGATAGTGCCGGTGGACTCCGAACACTCCGCACTCGCCCAATCGCTGCGGGGGGGCTCCAAGGCGGAGGTCCGGCGGCTCATCCTCACCGCCAGCGGCGGACCTTTCCGGGGGCGAAACCGGGCAGATCTCGCCGATGTGACGCCTGAACAGGCTCTGGCCCATCCCACCTGGTCCATGGGACCACTGGTGACCATCAACTCGGCGACGCTGGTGAACAAGGGCCTGGAGTTGATCGAGGCGCACCTGCTGTTCGACATCGGATTCGATCGCCTCGACGTCGTGATCCACCCGCAGTCGATCGTCCACTCGATGGTCGAATTCACAGACGGCTCGACCATTGCCCAGGCCAGCCCGCCGGACATGCGACTGCCCATCTCCCTCGGACTGTCGTGGCCCGACCGGGTCCCCGATGCGGCGCCGTCGTGCGACTGGAGCACCGCTGCGACCTGGACCTTCGAGCCGGTCGATGTGGACACGTTCCCCGCGATCCGACTGGCCGCGCAGGTCGGGGCGGCCGGTGGCGTCCACCCGGCCATCTTCAACGCCGCTGACGAAGTTGCCGTGGCCGCGTTCCTCGCCGGCCGAGTGTCGTTTCCCGGGATTGTGGATACGGTGGAGAGCGTTATCACCGAATATGACGGGCGTTTCGACGGGAACTCGCTGGACGTACAGGACGTCCTAGCGGCAGACCGGTGGGCGCGGACGCGGGCCACCGACCTGCTCAGCCGTTGATGTGATGTGTCCGCCGCGGCTTGACCGCCGCGGGGGAGCGTGGCTCGTCGGTCGAGTGAGACCCTTCGGTCGAGTGAGACCCTTCGGTCGAGTGAGACCCTTCGGTCGAGTGAGACCCTTCGGTCGAATGGGAGGAGAGAGTCATGGCGGATGTCCTCGCGAACATCGCGGGAATCGTCATCTTCATCTTCTTGATCTTCTTGTCCATCGGACTGCACGAGTTCGGTCACTTCGCCACTGCCAAGCACTACGGCGCCAAGGTCACCGAGTTCATGATCGGTTTCGGTCCCGCCCTGTTCGCCCGCACCAAGGGTGAGACCCGTTACGGCGTGAAGGCCATCCCGGTGGGGGGATACTGCCGGATCATCGGCATGTACCCACCGGGCGGGCCGATCGCGCCGAGCCGGGGGGCAGGTTCGGTCAGTTGATCGAAGAGGCCCGGCGGCAGTCGCTCTCCGAGGTCGAACCCGGCGACGAGAACCGCATGTTCTACCGGTTGCCGGTGCGGCAGCGGATCGTCGTGATGATGGCCGGCCCCTTCATGAATCTCCTCCTCGCCGTGATCCTGTTCGGAATCCTGCTCGTGGGTATCGGGTTGCCGCAGCCGACATCGAAGTTGGCCGCTGTGGTCCCGTGCGTTCCCACAGTGACCAACCCCGACGGCGCGCCGGCTGCTGACGGATCCTGTCAGGGCAGTTCGCCGACCTCTGCCACTCAGGCGGGACTGCTACCCGGTGACGAGGTACGAGCGATCAATGGCCAACCCATCGCAGCGTGGGAGGACATCAGTGCGTCGCTCGCGGGCGTCACCGGTGCCACCGACATCGTGGTGGTGCGCGACGGTGTCGAACTGACGCGGACGGTCCCCCTGGAGTCAGCGCAGTTGCCGGTGTACGACGACCAGGGCAAGGTCACCGGCGAAACCGTGGAACGAACCTTCCTGGGAGTGCGACCCGAGGTCGACTACGTGGGGCTACCCGTGAGTGCGGTACCCGGGTACATGTGGGACATCACCAGCCAGTCGGTGGCGGCTCTGTTCACCATGCCGCAGCGCCTGTACGAGCTCAGTGTGACTCTGGCCACCAACGGGGAACGCAGTCCCGAGAGCCCCGTGAGCGTGGTCGGGGTGACGCGGCTCGGCGGCGAGATAGCGGCCATGGACGAACCCATCGACGCCAAGGTCGGTTCGTTCCTGGGTCTCGCGGCCTCGCTGAATCTGTTCTTGTTCTTGTTCAACTTGCTGCCCGTCCTGCCGCTCGACGGGGGACACGTGGCAGCAGCGCTGTACGAGGCGGCGCGCCGGAAATGGGCAGCGTGGCGCCACCGGCCCGATCCCGGTCCGGTGGACACGGCGCGGCTGTTGCCGGTGACGTACTCGGTGGCGATCCTGTTGATCACTGTCGGTGCCGTGGTCATCTGGGCGGACCTGGTCAAGCCGATCACGCTTGGAGGCTGATGCGCGTCGGGTTGGCGCATCCGATGCAGCCGCGGTGATACTGGGACGGACAGACCGGAGGACAATCCGTGACCATCCCGCTGGGTACGCCAACCGTCGCTACTCTCGCCCCACGCCGCAAGAGCCGCCAGATCCTGCTCCGGCATCCGAGTCACCCCGTCGCCGTCGGCGGTGACGCGCCGATCTCGGTGCAGTCCATGACGACTACCGTCACTGCCGACGTCAACTCCACACTGCAGCAGATCGCCGAACTCACCGCCGCCGGTTGCCAGGTTGTCCGCGTCGCGGTCCCGAGCGCCGATGACGCGGAGGCGTTGCCCACCATTGCCAAGAAGTCGAACATCCCGGTCATCGCGGACATCCACTTCCAACCCCGATACGTCTACGCGGCCATCGATGCCGGGTGTGCGGGAGTTCGGGTCAATCCCGGCAACATCAAGAAGTTCGACGACCAGGTCGCCCAGATCGCCAAGGTGGCCGGCGATGCGGGCACCCCGATCCGGATTGGTGTCAATGCCGGCTCGCTGGACCCTCGTCTGCTGACCAAGTACGGCCGGGCCACCCCCGAGGCTCTTGTCGAGTCGGCCTTGTGGGAGTGCTCACTGTTCGAAGAACACGGCTTCCGTGACATCAAGATCTCGGTCAAACACCACGACCCGGTCGTCATGGTTCAGGCGTACCGGCTGTTGGCCGAACAGTGCGACTACCCCTTGCATCTCGGGGTCACCGAAGCGGGCCCTGCCCAGCAGGGAACCATCAAGTCCGCTGTCGCCTTCGGGGCCCTGCTCAGCCAAGGGATCGGTGACACCATCAGGGTCTCGCTGTCCGCGCCACCGGTCGAGGAAGTGAAGGTCGGCCGCGGCATCCTCGAATCGCTCAACCTGCGCGAGAGGGGCCTCGAGATCGTCTCGTGCCCTTCCTGTGGCCGGGCGCAAGTCGACGTGTACACGTTGGCCGAGCAGGTCACGGCCGGACTTCAGGGACTCGAGGTCCCGCTGCGTGTTGCAGTCATGGGCTGCGTTGTCAATGGTCCCGGCGAGGCCCGGGAAGCCGACCTCGGTGTGGCCAGCGGTAACGGGAAAGGTCAGATCTTCGTCAAAGGCGAGGTCATCAAGACGGTGCCAGAGGCAATGATCGTCGAGACCCTCATCGAGGAGGCCATGCGACTTGCCGAGGGGATGGACGCGACGGGCGCGCCGGAGGTCGGCGTCGCGCCGTGACCAGTAGCGTCACCGTGGATCGGGCGGGTACGCCATCGGACTCGGTGCGCGTCCTGGGCCCCGCCGACGAGCTCGGCCTGCGCGACCTGATGCGCAGCGACCCGGTCCGGCACTGTTTCGCGGAATCGAGGCTGGAGTCCGGAGGGCTCCGTGTCGGGGCCCCAGGCGGCCCCTTCTGGGGCGTCGGTCCCCCCGGGCACCCGAGGTCCGCCCTGCTGGTGGGAGCCAACCTCGTCCCCATCGCCACCGACGACACGACACGCAGCGCCTTCGCCGCCCACGCGATCCGGCAGGGCCGCCGGTCATCGTCCATCGTCGGCGCTGCCGATGAGGTCCTGGCACTGTGGGAACGGTTGGCCCCTCACTGGGGGCCCGCCCGGGAAGTGCGCGACGATCAGTTGATGATGGTCGCCACCGCCACCCCCCGGGTCCCCGCGGATGACGAGGTCAGAGTCAGCGAGCCGACCGATCTGGACCTGCTATTCCCGGCGTGCGTCGCCATGTTCACCGAGGAGGTGGGGGTCTCGCCGATCGCCGGCGGCATGGAGTACGCCTACCGTCGTCGGGTCGCCGAACTGATCCGACAGGGTCGTTCCTACGCGCGCTTCGACGACGTCGGTCCGATGTTCAAAGCCGAAGTCGGAGCGTTGTCCCGGCGTGCCTGCCAGATCCAAGGAGTCTGGGTGCGTCCGGAACTGCGGCGCCACGGGCTGGCCGGCCGCGGTATGGCCGCCGTCGTGGAACTCGCGCGGCAGATCAGCCCCATGGTGTCGCTGTACGTGAACTCCTTCAACGTCGGTGCGGTTCGGGCCTATGAAGCGGCTGGATTCCGCACGGTGGAGAGGTTCGCGACGGTGCTGTTCTGACCGATTCGATGGCATGGCATCCTGTCGTGGGACACGGAGGGGCTGTCGGGGAACTGACGAGGACCAGGCGAGGGGCGCGGGAAATCCTAATGGGCGGAACTGGCGGCAGGCGCGGTACCCGGACGCGCGCGGGTCGAGCCTTGGGAAACGTCATAGCCGTGATCGTCACCCTGGCTGTCGCTGCCGCAGGCGCCTACGGCATGGTCAACTTCGAGGAACTCAAAGGTCAGGTCTATTCCTTCGATGCGGCGGTGGACGAAGAGACCGCGCTGCGGCAGGCGGCCGACGATGCTGTGGGTTTCGCAGAGCAGTACGCGCGCCCACCCGAGTCCAACGGCGTCGGCAAGGGCTACCGGTTCAGCGCCCCCGCCCCCACCGGTATCGACGCGGACCCGGGTCACTGGTGCGGCGGCACCGTCATCGGCTATCGCATCGACTTCACCGGTGCGGTCCGGGCCGGATCAGACCGGGACAAGGAGATCGAGCGCTGGCGGTCAGCGTTCGCCCAGTGGACAGCCGCGAGCGGGGGCCGATACCAGTTCGAGTACCGCGGTGAGGCCGATTACCCGCTCGTCGACGCCCGGACCCAGACGTACCCCATCGATCCGGAACTGGTTCCGGACGGGGAGATCGCCATCAGCTACGGGGTTCCTCCGGAGATCGACGAGCCCCAGTGGCAGGGTTATCGCCATCCCGGCCTGACCGAGACCTTGGGCTTCGCCGGATTGGGACCGATCGAATGGAGTTCCGGACCTGGTCAGAGCCGAGTGACCAAGGCAATGATCGTCATGGATGCCCTGGACTCGCAGGCCGATCCTCGCCGAGTGCCGACGCCGTACCCGCACGAGGCCGGCCATGCCCTGGGGCTGAGCCATGTCCCCGATCCCGGTCAGCTGATGTACGACACCGCCGGAGCCACGACCGAGATGAACGACGGCGACCGGGCGGGCATCACTCGACTGGCCATGCTGCCCTGCAACTGAGCCCGGTTGGACCGGGCCGGTATTCTGCCAACCACGCCCACGGACGGAGGTAGCTCAGTGCTGCGCATGTCGAAACTCCTGCTGCGCACGCTGCGAGAGGACCCCGCTGACGCCGAGGTTCCCAGCCACCGACTGCTCGTCCGAGCAGGCTGCGTGCGTCGCGTCGCCCCCGGAGTGTTCGCGTGGCTTCCCCTCGGCTATCTCATCTACCGCAATGTCGAACGCATCGTGCGCGAAGAGATGGACGCCGCCGGGTTCCAAGAGGTCCACTTCCCGGCCCTCCTGCCGCGCGAACCTTACGAGGAGACCGGTCGTTGGACCGAGTACGGCGACACCTTGTTCCGCCTTCACGACCGCAAAGGTGGTGACTACCTCTTGGGGCCGACGCACGAGGAGATGTTCACCCTGATGGTCAAGCAGGAGTTCTCCTCTTACAAGGACCTTCCCTTGTCCATCTATCAGATCCAGACCAAGTACCGCGACGAAGCCCGCCCGCGGGCCGGGATCCTGCGGGGGCGCGAGTTCGTCATGAAGGACTCGTACTCGTTCGATATCGACGACGACGGTCTGCAGGCCAGTTATGACGCCCACCGAGACGCCTATATCCGCACATTCGAGCGGCTGGGTCTGGACTACGTCATCGTGAGCGCGATGTCGGGTGCCATGGGTGGCTCTGCGAGCGAGGAGTTTCTGGCTCCGTGCGATTCCGGCGAGGACTCGTTCGTGCGCTGCACGACCTGCGACTACGCCGCCAACACCGAGGCCGTGGCAACGGCGATCCCCGCTGCCATCACCTTCGCGGACGCGCCGGAACCGCTGGTGGGGGACACCCCTGACACCGAGACCATCGCGTCATTGGTCGACTTGGCCAACGCCCGTCCAGACCTGCGTCATCCCGATCGTGCGTGGCTGGCCGGTGACACGCTGAAGAACGTCGTTCTGCAACTGACGTGGCCCGACGGTCGTTCCGAGCCCTTGGTCATCGGGTTGCCGGGCGACCGCGACGTCGACCTGAAGCGGCTCGAGGCTGTCGTCGCTCCGGCGGAAGTGCGTCCGTTCGAAGAGTCCGATTTCGCTGCCCATCCCACCCTCGTGCGCGGTTACATCGGACCCCAGGTTTTGGGGGGCGACAGTCCCAGTGGGATCCGGTATCTCGTTGACCCACGCGTCGTGACCGGGACCAGTTGGATCACGGGCGCCAACGAGTCGGGACGCCACGTCTTCGGGCTGGTGGCCGGCCGCGACTTCACCCCCGACGGCACGATCGAAGCTGCCGAGGTCCTCGACGGAGATCCCTGTCCCCGTTGTGGCGGGTGCTTGAGCATCGCCCGCGGCATCGAGATCGGTCACATCTTCCAGCTGGGTCGGAAGTACGCGGAGGCGCTGGACCTGAAGGTCCTCGACGAATCCGGCCAACTCGTCACGGTCACCATGGGCAGTTACGGCATCGGTGTCTCGCGCGCCGTGGCGGCGATTGCCGAACAGACGTACGACGAGCGTGGTCTGTGCTGGCCCCGGGAGGTGGCACCGGCGGATGTGCACATCGTGGTCGCCGGCAAAGGCGACGAGACGATGGCGGCAGCCGAGGAACTCGCTCGCGAAGCCGAGATCGCCGGTGTGCGAGTGCTCCTCGACGATCGCACCGGCATCTCCGCCGGCGTGAAGTTCAACGACGCCGACCTGCTCGGGATCCCCACGATCATGATCGTCGGCAAGGCATTGGCCGAGGGTCGCGTCGAGTTGAAGGACCGGCGCTCCGGGGACCGCAGCACAGTGCCGGTGGGTGAGGCCGTCGCTCGCCTGGTACCGCGTTGATCACCCCACGCTGGCGCCGTCGTCCGGGCTGACGCTGCCACTGGCGGCGCTGCCGGTGGGGTCCGGAGTCGCCGAAGCGACGAGTTCGACCTCGGCTTCACCGGGGAACGCCGTGGGCCGCGCGCCCCACCGGACCGATCGGGCCGAGCACGCGGCGGCAGAGGCCGCCGCCCGGCGCCGCTCCTTGCCCTCGAGTTGCCCGACAGCAGCGCAGTAGACGTCGACCAGGCGGGATTCGACAACGGCGGCGAGGCGCCGAGCCGACGCCGGCCCGGTCATGGGGAAGGGGATCTCGAACGCCGCCGGGGAATCGGGTTCGACGGACTGTTCAGCCAGGGCGGCCCGGGCCCGATCGCGGTCGCGGGCATGGGTCACACCCAGGTCGATGGCCCGGGATCGCTCAGGGCCGTCGGGGAATTGTGCGGTAAGCACGCCGTACGCATAGACGGCGGCCTGTTCGCCCAACGCAATGCTCTTCCATGCTTCTGTGCGCGAGCCATCGGTGCTCATGCGAGATCCCCCGACAGGTAGGCGACATGCCCCGACTCCGCCGCCCCGATTCGGGCCAGGAGTTGCGCCAACTCGGGTTCTGCGGCTGCCACCGAGGCATCGATACGCTGCCGGGTCGCGGCGGACTCCAATCGGCGCAGGCTACGCAGCGCATCACTTCGGGGAACCGATGCCCGCGAGGGGGTGGAACTCGGCGTGGGCATGTCGAGGTCGTCGCCGATTGCCGCCACATGATCGCGGTGTTGATCGCGAAGGGGCCGCAGTTGGCCCGCCAGGGAGGGGTTGGCAGTGATGACCTCGTCGTACGCGGCGATGAGAGCCAGTTCGTCGACCAGCACCGACCCGCGAACCTCGTCGTCGGGATCGGGGTTGGACAGCACAGGGATCGAGGCCGACGAGCAACCCGCGACCAGCAACGCGGAACCACCAAGCGCGGACGCGAGGATGGCGCGCCGAGTCATCGGGTCAGAAGCTGGTGTCATGGAGTGCTCCGGGCCGTTGGGTATGTCGCTACCCTAAGTCTGGTCAGTCACCAACTGAACAACGGCCACGCCCGCGTGTGGTGCAAGGAGCGCGAATGGCGGACAATCTGGGCGATCGAATCCGGGCGGTCGTTGCCGGGCCCCTGGCCTCGGCGGGGATCGATCTCGAGGATGTCGAGGTGCGTACCGCCGGCCGCCGCCGCCTCGTCCGCGTCAGCGTGGACACCGACGCCGGGATCTCCCTCGACGAAGTCGCAGCCGCGACCCGGACAGTGTCGTCGTTGCTCGACGAGTCGGACATCATGGGCGAACGGTCCTACGTCCTCGAGGTGGGGAGCCCCGGCGTTGCCCGCCCACTGACCCTGCCCCGCCACTGGCGCCGCAACATCGGACGACTGGTCCGGGTTGTCCCTGTCGATGACTCCGAACCGTTCGTTGCCCGAATCTCGGCTGCCGACGAAGTCGGCGCCACAGTCGTCGGGGGCGAGGGTGAGCGGCACATCGACTACTCGTCGGTCGGGCGGGCGGTGGTCCAGGTGGAACTGAATCGATCGGAGGGATGAAGCGGTGGACATCGACATGGCGGCTTTGAAATCGCTCGTGCGGGAGCGCTCGCTCTCGTTGGACCTCGTGGTGACCAGCATCGAAGAAGCCCTGCTGAGCGCGTATCACCACCAACCGGGAGCCGCTGCGCGTGCGCGGGTCACCTTGGACCGCGCCACGGGGCATGTGACCGTCTACGCCGAACAGGTCGACGACGAGGGGAATCCGGGCGGCGAGTTCGACGACACCCCTGAAGGTTTCGGGCGGGTGGCGGCGGCGACGGCTCGCCAGGTACTCACTCAGCGCCTGCGGGAAGCGAACTCCGATCGGACGTTCGAGGAGTTCTCCGCGCGGGAGGGCGACCTGGTCAGTGGAACGGTCCAGCAGGGCCGTGACCCGGAGCTCGTCATGGTGGACCTCGGCAAGGTCGAAGCGGTACTCCCGGTCTCGGAGCAGGTGCCGGGCGAGGACTATGCCCATGGCCGACGTTTGAAGGTAATCATCGTGTCCGTACGCCGAGGTATGCGTGGGCCTCAGGTCACCGTCTCGCGGACCCACCCGGATCTGGTCCGGCGACTGTTCGCTCTTGAGGTACCGGAGATCGCCGACGGCGTGGTCACCATCGCTGCGATGTCCCGCGAGGCGGGACACCGCTCCAAGATCGCCGTGCAGAGCAACAACCCCTCGGTCAACGCCAAAGGTGCCTGCATCGGCCCCATGGGCCAGCGGGTTCGGCAGGTCATGGCGGAGCTGTCCGGCGAGAAGATCGACATCATCGACTTCAGCGACGATCCGGCCACGTTCATCGGCAACGCACTCTCGCCCGCGAAGGTGACCGCCGTCGAGATCGTCAGTGCCGAGGCTCGGGCGGCGCGAGTGATCGTGCCCGATTATCAACTGTCCTTGGCCATCGGACGGGAAGGTCAGAACGCGCGCCTGGCTGCCCGCATGACGGGGTGGCGCATCGACATCCGCTCGGACGCCGCGACTGAGGCTGGTACGCAGGCCGCGGACTGACCGCTATACTGGGCGACTGGAACGATGGTCCGATCCGTGGTTGAACGCACCTGTGTGGGATGTCGACAACGTGATGACCAATCCGACCTACTGCGCGTCGTGGCTGCGGGAACCGCATTGGTTCCCGATAGCCGGGTGCGACAGGCGGGGCGGGGTGCATACCTGCACCTCCGCGCCGAGTGTCTCCATCTCGCAGAACGCCGCCGGGCTTTCCCGCGCGCGCTGCGAGTGGACGGACCCCTGTCAGTGTCCGCTGTGGCAGCGGTCGTGCAGCAAGAAGAGATGACCGTCCGAGGATCGGGAGATTGAGATGAGCGCCCGATGACTTCCCAGTCATGAGTAAGAACCCCTACCACTGACGGCTCGGACGACAACCCGGGCCAGACAGGAGAACCGTGTCGAAGGTCCGGGTCTACGAACTCGCCAAGGAGTTCGGACTCGAAAGCAAGCAGGTCCTGGAGAAGCTGAACGAGATTGGCGAGTTCGCCAAGTCAGCCTCCTCGACCGTGGAAGCCCCGGTCGCGCGCAAGTTGCGTGAGGCCCTCGGCGGCAATGCCGCTCCCACCACGTCCGCCCCCCGGCGTACGTCCTCGGGGTCCAGCGTGCGCCGGGCGGCGCCTGCGCGCCCCGCTCCCGCGCCCACCCCTACTCCAAGTCCCGCCCCGACACCGAAGGAATCGGTTGCCCCGCCCGCGGCGCAGCCGACCCCCGAAGCGCCGCGGGACGAACCGGCGCAGCCGGCGGCCCAGGCCGCTCCACCGCGTCCGACAGGTCCCCGCCCCGGCAACAATCCCTTCGCCGGTAACGCACCGACCCGCACTCCTCGTGCGGGCGCCGGCAACAATCCCTTCACCGGCAATCGTGGTCCGGGTGGAGTCGCAGGTGCCCCTCGGCCCACGCCCGGTTCGATGCCTCCACGCCCGATGGGCCGCCC
This genomic stretch from Candidatus Nanopelagicales bacterium harbors:
- the rimP gene encoding ribosome maturation factor RimP is translated as MADNLGDRIRAVVAGPLASAGIDLEDVEVRTAGRRRLVRVSVDTDAGISLDEVAAATRTVSSLLDESDIMGERSYVLEVGSPGVARPLTLPRHWRRNIGRLVRVVPVDDSEPFVARISAADEVGATVVGGEGERHIDYSSVGRAVVQVELNRSEG
- the nusA gene encoding transcription termination factor NusA, with amino-acid sequence MDIDMAALKSLVRERSLSLDLVVTSIEEALLSAYHHQPGAAARARVTLDRATGHVTVYAEQVDDEGNPGGEFDDTPEGFGRVAAATARQVLTQRLREANSDRTFEEFSAREGDLVSGTVQQGRDPELVMVDLGKVEAVLPVSEQVPGEDYAHGRRLKVIIVSVRRGMRGPQVTVSRTHPDLVRRLFALEVPEIADGVVTIAAMSREAGHRSKIAVQSNNPSVNAKGACIGPMGQRVRQVMAELSGEKIDIIDFSDDPATFIGNALSPAKVTAVEIVSAEARAARVIVPDYQLSLAIGREGQNARLAARMTGWRIDIRSDAATEAGTQAAD
- a CDS encoding YlxR family protein — encoded protein: MVRSVVERTCVGCRQRDDQSDLLRVVAAGTALVPDSRVRQAGRGAYLHLRAECLHLAERRRAFPRALRVDGPLSVSAVAAVVQQEEMTVRGSGD